Proteins encoded by one window of Sinorhizobium arboris LMG 14919:
- the pdxA gene encoding 4-hydroxythreonine-4-phosphate dehydrogenase PdxA, producing MSEIIGITMGDPCGVGPEITVRALAEMPVSDREATRIYGNLATLEAAREALGLAVDLLPNVVDLPVEGAPLAWGSLSAVAGDAAFRFIERAVRDAEAGKIGCIVTAPINKEALNMAGHHYDGHTGMLRSLTGSNAAYMLLASERLKVIHVSTHVSLKEAISRATTERVLATIRAGDAHLKRIGYERPRIAVAGINPHCGENGLFGTEDDDQIGPAVLAAREEGIDVQGPISADTVFHRAYSGSFDLVVAQYHDQGHIPIKLVAFDTAVNVSVDLSIDRTSVDHGTAFDIAGKGIANHGNLNSAIAYARKLVAGRASRKAAS from the coding sequence ATGAGCGAAATCATAGGCATCACCATGGGCGACCCTTGCGGCGTCGGACCGGAGATCACGGTCCGGGCGCTCGCTGAAATGCCGGTGTCGGACCGCGAGGCGACGCGCATCTACGGCAATCTCGCGACGCTTGAGGCTGCAAGGGAGGCGCTTGGGCTCGCGGTCGATCTTCTGCCCAATGTCGTAGACCTTCCGGTCGAGGGCGCGCCGCTCGCCTGGGGGAGCCTTTCGGCAGTTGCAGGCGACGCTGCCTTTCGTTTCATCGAGCGCGCAGTGCGCGATGCCGAGGCCGGTAAGATCGGCTGCATCGTCACGGCGCCGATCAACAAGGAAGCGCTCAACATGGCCGGCCATCATTACGACGGTCACACCGGCATGCTGCGCAGTCTGACCGGATCGAACGCCGCCTATATGCTTCTCGCCTCCGAGCGCCTCAAGGTCATTCATGTCTCCACCCATGTGTCGCTCAAGGAAGCGATCAGCCGCGCCACCACCGAGCGGGTGCTTGCCACGATCCGCGCCGGCGACGCGCATCTGAAGCGCATCGGTTATGAACGCCCGCGCATAGCCGTCGCCGGCATCAATCCGCATTGCGGCGAGAACGGTCTGTTCGGCACGGAAGACGACGATCAGATCGGGCCCGCTGTGTTAGCCGCGCGTGAAGAAGGCATCGATGTGCAGGGGCCGATCTCGGCCGACACCGTGTTCCACCGCGCCTATTCGGGAAGTTTCGATCTGGTCGTCGCCCAATATCACGACCAGGGTCATATCCCGATCAAGCTGGTTGCCTTCGATACCGCGGTCAACGTTTCCGTGGACCTCTCCATCGACCGCACCTCCGTCGATCACGGCACAGCCTTCGATATCGCCGGAAAGGGCATCGCCAATCACGGCAATCTGAACTCCGCGATCGCCTATGCGCGCAAACTCGTGGCCGGCCGGGCAAGCAGAAAGGCAGCGTCATGA
- a CDS encoding sialidase family protein — protein MTPDEIANAMSGKLREAGGGRLESLLPSPMVQNHAAFLHRLEDGSLVCAWFGGTLEGKSDISIFASVFAPGATEWGEPQRLSFDADHSEQNPVLFTAPDGRLWLFHTSQPSGNQDECRIRMAAIERDAADPTKLEASEGRYLELPRGCFIRAPLVIRDDGAWLMPIFRCIQRPGQKWNGSHDNAAVGISTDGGRSWQLADLDGSIGCVHMSPVAVGDTAYAAFFRRRQADHVYRVESADGGRTWGRPVPTDVPNNNSSIAVIRLKDGRLAMICNPVNAALSADRRASLYDELGDDDGRPEADPSGGCVPIWGVPRAPVSVCLSVDDGRTFPERIVIEDGPGTCLSNNSTDGQNKEMSYPWLLEGDDGSLHIAYTFHRRAIKYVRLPPGWADEGRNR, from the coding sequence ATGACGCCTGACGAAATCGCAAACGCAATGAGCGGCAAGCTCCGGGAGGCCGGTGGAGGACGACTGGAATCGCTTCTGCCCTCGCCCATGGTGCAGAACCACGCGGCCTTCTTGCACAGGCTCGAGGACGGAAGCCTCGTCTGTGCCTGGTTCGGTGGGACGCTCGAGGGGAAATCCGACATTTCGATCTTCGCGTCGGTATTCGCTCCCGGTGCCACTGAATGGGGCGAGCCGCAGAGGCTGAGCTTCGATGCCGACCACTCCGAGCAGAACCCGGTGCTGTTCACGGCGCCTGACGGGCGGCTCTGGCTATTCCACACCTCACAGCCTTCGGGCAACCAGGACGAATGCCGCATCCGTATGGCCGCAATCGAAAGGGACGCTGCCGATCCGACAAAACTTGAGGCATCCGAGGGACGTTATCTCGAACTGCCGCGCGGCTGCTTCATTCGCGCGCCGCTCGTTATCAGAGATGACGGCGCCTGGCTTATGCCGATCTTCCGCTGCATCCAGCGCCCCGGCCAGAAGTGGAACGGCAGCCACGACAATGCGGCTGTCGGCATTTCGACCGATGGTGGCCGAAGCTGGCAGCTTGCCGATCTCGACGGCTCCATCGGTTGCGTGCACATGAGCCCGGTGGCCGTCGGCGATACCGCCTACGCAGCCTTCTTCCGCCGCCGCCAGGCGGATCATGTCTATCGCGTCGAGAGCGCCGACGGCGGGCGGACATGGGGCCGGCCTGTGCCGACCGACGTGCCGAACAACAACTCTTCGATCGCCGTCATCAGGCTCAAGGACGGTCGGCTGGCGATGATCTGCAACCCCGTGAATGCGGCGCTTTCGGCCGATCGCCGCGCATCCCTTTACGACGAGCTCGGAGACGACGACGGCCGGCCGGAAGCCGACCCTTCGGGCGGATGCGTGCCGATCTGGGGCGTGCCGAGGGCGCCGGTGAGCGTCTGCCTGTCGGTCGACGATGGCCGGACCTTCCCGGAACGGATCGTGATCGAGGACGGACCGGGGACCTGCCTTTCCAACAATTCCACCGATGGCCAGAACAAGGAAATGTCCTATCCGTGGCTTCTGGAGGGAGACGATGGCAGCCTGCATATCGCCTACACCTTCCATCGGCGCGCGATCAAATATGTCCGTCTGCCTCCCGGTTGGGCGGACGAGGGGAGAAACAGATGA
- a CDS encoding ABC transporter substrate-binding protein, producing MKRTLILGALMLGSALAPAFAASGPIKIVLPEEADLLEPCMATRSNIGRVIMQNVSETLTELDVRGDRGLMPRLAESWEQKEDGSWRFNLRKGVKFSDGTDFNAKDVKHSFDRVMSDKNACESRRYFGGMNIKIDVVDDTTVDFTVDPVQPILPLLLSLLTIVPEETPMEFVREPVGTGPYKLTDWTPGQQIVLSARDDYWGEKPEVTEATYLFRADPAVRAAMVQTGEADLSPSISQTEATNPATDFSYLDSETVYLRIDHNIEPLNDARIRRALNLAIDREAFLGTLVPDSAVLATAIVPPPTLGWNPDVKVFPYDPEQAKKLIEEAKADGVKVDTPITIIARTANFPNVTEIMEAIQAQLQEVGLKVELKFVEVAEHEVYYSKPFKEGRGPQLVAAMHDNSKGDPSFSMFFKYDSEGTQSGFSDPKVDDMIARASAAVGDERAKLWSELIAYVHDEVVADVLLFHMVGFSRVSERLDFKPTMATNSMLQLSEIKIK from the coding sequence ATGAAGAGAACATTGATTTTGGGAGCCCTGATGCTGGGCTCCGCGCTCGCCCCCGCCTTCGCGGCATCGGGGCCGATCAAGATCGTCCTGCCGGAAGAGGCGGACCTGCTTGAACCCTGCATGGCCACGCGCTCCAACATCGGGCGCGTCATCATGCAGAATGTCAGCGAGACCCTGACCGAGCTCGACGTTCGGGGCGACAGGGGACTGATGCCGCGTCTGGCGGAAAGCTGGGAACAGAAGGAAGACGGCAGCTGGCGCTTCAACCTGCGCAAGGGCGTGAAGTTCTCCGACGGCACGGATTTCAACGCCAAGGACGTCAAGCACAGCTTCGACCGCGTGATGAGCGACAAGAACGCCTGCGAGTCGCGTCGCTATTTCGGCGGCATGAACATCAAGATCGATGTCGTCGATGACACCACCGTCGATTTCACGGTCGATCCGGTTCAGCCGATCCTGCCGCTGCTCCTCTCGCTGCTGACGATCGTGCCGGAAGAGACGCCGATGGAATTCGTTCGCGAACCCGTCGGCACCGGCCCCTACAAGCTGACGGACTGGACGCCCGGGCAGCAGATCGTGCTCTCCGCCCGTGACGACTACTGGGGCGAAAAACCGGAGGTCACGGAGGCCACCTATCTGTTCCGCGCCGATCCTGCGGTCCGCGCCGCCATGGTCCAGACGGGCGAAGCCGATCTTTCGCCGTCGATCTCGCAGACCGAAGCGACGAACCCGGCCACTGACTTTTCCTACCTCGACAGCGAGACCGTCTATCTGCGCATCGACCACAATATCGAGCCGTTGAACGACGCCCGTATCCGTCGCGCTTTGAACCTTGCAATCGACCGCGAAGCCTTCCTCGGTACGCTGGTGCCCGACAGCGCCGTCCTCGCCACCGCGATCGTTCCGCCGCCGACGCTCGGCTGGAACCCCGACGTGAAGGTCTTCCCCTACGATCCCGAGCAGGCCAAGAAGCTCATCGAGGAGGCCAAGGCCGATGGCGTCAAGGTAGACACACCGATCACCATCATCGCACGCACCGCGAACTTTCCGAACGTGACCGAGATCATGGAGGCCATCCAGGCGCAGCTGCAGGAGGTCGGGCTTAAGGTCGAGCTCAAGTTCGTAGAAGTCGCCGAGCACGAAGTCTATTATTCGAAGCCTTTCAAGGAAGGGCGCGGCCCCCAGCTGGTTGCCGCGATGCACGACAACTCGAAGGGCGACCCCTCCTTCTCGATGTTCTTCAAATACGACTCCGAAGGCACGCAGTCGGGCTTTTCCGATCCGAAGGTCGACGACATGATCGCCCGCGCCTCGGCGGCCGTCGGCGACGAACGCGCCAAGCTCTGGTCGGAGCTCATCGCCTATGTGCATGACGAGGTGGTGGCAGACGTGCTGCTGTTCCATATGGTCGGTTTCTCGCGGGTGTCCGAGCGACTGGATTTCAAGCCGACGATGGCGACGAATTCCATGCTGCAGCTCTCCGAGATCAAGATCAAATGA
- a CDS encoding ABC transporter permease → MLRFIRQRALASLISLIGLIVMVFFLSRMTGDPAALFLPVEASAEMKEQFRELHGLNDPILVQFARYVGDVATGDLGESLRKARPALDVVLEAFTWTLWLAVITMALVTGAAIVVGSLGAFRSGGFFDRLSSMVSLIGASVPDFWLAIVAIVIFSINFAILPTSGTGSVVHWILPIAVLFVRPFGIIVQVVRGSMVSALSSAYVKTARAKGVKSGPIIFIHALRNAMLPVITVVGDQAASLLNGAVVVETIFGFPGVGKLMIDSILQRDFNVVLAAILVTAIAIFLMNVLIDLAYALLDPRIRH, encoded by the coding sequence ATGCTCAGATTCATCCGCCAACGCGCGCTCGCAAGCCTGATCTCGCTTATCGGCCTGATCGTCATGGTATTCTTCCTGTCCCGGATGACCGGCGACCCGGCGGCCCTGTTTCTGCCCGTCGAAGCCTCCGCCGAGATGAAGGAGCAGTTCCGCGAGCTGCACGGACTGAACGATCCGATCCTCGTCCAGTTCGCCCGCTATGTGGGGGACGTCGCCACCGGCGACCTCGGTGAATCCCTGCGCAAGGCCCGCCCTGCGCTCGATGTCGTCCTCGAAGCCTTCACCTGGACTCTCTGGCTTGCCGTCATCACGATGGCCCTGGTCACGGGAGCGGCTATCGTCGTCGGTTCGCTGGGCGCCTTCCGCTCCGGCGGTTTCTTCGACCGACTGTCCTCGATGGTCTCGCTCATCGGTGCGTCGGTCCCGGACTTCTGGCTGGCGATCGTCGCCATCGTCATTTTCTCGATCAACTTCGCGATCCTGCCGACATCCGGCACCGGATCGGTCGTGCACTGGATTCTGCCGATCGCGGTGCTCTTCGTCCGCCCCTTCGGGATCATCGTCCAGGTGGTGCGCGGCTCCATGGTTAGCGCGCTGTCTTCGGCCTATGTGAAGACCGCGCGGGCCAAGGGCGTGAAGTCCGGGCCGATCATCTTCATCCACGCGCTGCGCAATGCGATGCTGCCCGTCATCACGGTGGTCGGCGATCAGGCGGCGAGCCTGTTGAACGGCGCGGTCGTAGTCGAGACGATCTTCGGCTTTCCCGGCGTCGGCAAGCTCATGATCGATTCCATTCTGCAGCGCGATTTCAACGTGGTGCTGGCGGCGATCCTCGTCACCGCCATTGCGATCTTCCTCATGAACGTGCTGATCGACCTCGCCTATGCGCTGCTCGATCCGCGAATCCGGCACTGA
- a CDS encoding ABC transporter permease, translating into MTLATTDNVIAAEPSFPVRMMRMLLADKFALCAAIFLLVVLVIALIGPAWLGDLATKQNLRGRNLPPFDWTRTWVWWMGADALGRPLFARIIVAAQNTLMVAAGAVILSSVIGTVLGLIAGFSSPRMSQIIMRLADVIMSFPSLLIAVIVLYVLGSSILNLMLVLAITRIPVYLRTTRAEVLEIRERMFVQAARVMGASSKRILFRHILPVVLPTLTTLATLDFAYVMLAESALSFLGIGIQPPEITWGLMISQGRQYLTNAWWLSFWPGLAIILTTMSLNLLSNWMRIALDPVQRWRLEMKGGKNG; encoded by the coding sequence ATGACCCTGGCAACCACCGATAATGTCATCGCCGCAGAGCCGTCCTTCCCGGTCCGCATGATGCGCATGCTGCTGGCGGACAAGTTCGCGCTTTGCGCGGCGATCTTCCTTCTCGTCGTCCTCGTCATAGCCCTCATCGGCCCGGCCTGGCTGGGCGACCTCGCGACGAAGCAGAACCTGCGCGGCCGCAACCTGCCGCCATTCGACTGGACCCGCACCTGGGTCTGGTGGATGGGGGCCGACGCGCTCGGCCGTCCGCTCTTCGCCCGCATCATCGTCGCCGCCCAGAACACCCTGATGGTCGCCGCTGGCGCCGTGATCCTCTCCTCGGTGATCGGCACCGTTCTCGGCCTCATCGCCGGCTTTTCCTCGCCGCGCATGAGCCAGATCATCATGCGTCTCGCCGACGTGATCATGTCCTTTCCGTCTCTGCTGATCGCAGTGATCGTGCTCTATGTGCTCGGCTCCTCGATCCTCAACCTCATGCTGGTGCTCGCCATCACCCGCATTCCGGTCTATCTGCGCACCACACGCGCCGAAGTGCTGGAGATCCGCGAGCGCATGTTCGTCCAGGCTGCCCGCGTCATGGGCGCCTCCAGCAAGCGCATCCTCTTCCGCCATATCCTGCCGGTCGTGCTGCCGACGCTGACGACGCTCGCCACGCTCGATTTCGCCTATGTGATGCTGGCGGAGAGCGCGCTGTCCTTCCTCGGCATCGGCATCCAGCCGCCGGAAATCACCTGGGGCCTGATGATCTCGCAGGGGCGGCAATATCTGACCAACGCCTGGTGGCTCTCCTTCTGGCCCGGCCTTGCCATCATTCTCACCACCATGTCGCTCAATCTGCTGTCCAACTGGATGCGGATCGCGCTCGATCCGGTACAGCGCTGGCGTCTCGAAATGAAGGGCGGCAAAAATGGCTGA
- a CDS encoding ABC transporter ATP-binding protein, protein MAEHLLEVRNLSVEFHTASGVVHAVKSISYHLDKGETLAILGESGSGKSVSSAAIMNLIDMPPGRISAGEILLDGRDLLSMPAEERRKINGRRVAMIFQDPLSHLNPVYSVGWQISEAMTTHGLAAGKAREEALRLLGRVGIPDPERAMRKYPHEFSGGQRQRVMIAMALALRPDLLIADEPTTALDVTVQAEVLKLLTELQRETGMAVLIITHDLGVVSEIADRVVVMEKGVLVEAGTVREIYKNPQHPYTQKLIAAAPGKGVMHEPGTRAEPLLSVRDVRKTYGSFEALKGISFDLMAGETMAVVGESGSGKSTLARALLRLDEPDSGTALWKGRDLFTLPPAELYKLRRDLQMVFQDPTQSLNPRMTVYQLISEAWVIHPDILPKAKWRGRVAELLVQVGLSAEHMSRYPHQFSGGQRQRIAIARALALEPELIICDEAVSALDVSVQAQVIELLDKLRREMGIAFIFIAHDLPVVRDFADYVMVMQQGEVVELGTVREVFDTPRQAYTRALLAASLDPDPDAKADHLASVPAEAADILIPKRSH, encoded by the coding sequence ATGGCTGAACATCTGCTCGAGGTCCGTAACCTCTCCGTCGAGTTCCACACCGCGTCCGGCGTGGTCCATGCCGTGAAGTCGATCTCCTATCACCTCGACAAGGGCGAGACGCTGGCGATTCTCGGCGAAAGCGGTTCCGGCAAGTCGGTGTCCTCCGCGGCGATCATGAACCTCATCGACATGCCGCCGGGCCGCATCAGCGCCGGCGAAATCCTGCTCGACGGCAGGGACCTGCTGTCGATGCCCGCCGAGGAACGGCGCAAGATCAACGGCCGCCGGGTCGCCATGATCTTTCAGGATCCGCTCAGCCATCTCAATCCGGTCTACAGCGTCGGCTGGCAGATCTCGGAAGCCATGACCACCCATGGACTCGCCGCCGGCAAGGCGCGCGAGGAAGCCCTGCGCCTGCTGGGCCGAGTCGGGATTCCCGACCCGGAGCGGGCAATGCGCAAATACCCGCACGAATTTTCGGGCGGTCAGCGCCAGCGCGTCATGATCGCGATGGCGCTGGCGCTCCGGCCGGATCTCCTGATTGCCGACGAACCGACGACCGCGCTCGACGTAACCGTGCAGGCGGAAGTGCTGAAGCTTCTGACGGAGCTGCAACGCGAAACGGGTATGGCGGTGCTCATCATCACCCACGATCTCGGCGTGGTCTCCGAGATCGCCGACCGGGTCGTCGTGATGGAAAAGGGCGTCCTCGTCGAAGCGGGAACCGTGCGCGAGATCTACAAGAACCCGCAGCATCCCTATACGCAGAAGCTCATAGCCGCCGCCCCGGGCAAGGGCGTTATGCACGAACCCGGCACCCGCGCCGAACCCCTGCTCAGCGTGCGCGACGTGCGCAAGACCTACGGCTCCTTCGAAGCTCTGAAGGGCATCTCCTTCGATCTGATGGCGGGCGAGACCATGGCGGTGGTCGGAGAAAGCGGCTCCGGCAAGTCGACGCTTGCCCGTGCCCTGCTGCGTCTCGACGAGCCGGACAGCGGCACGGCGCTCTGGAAGGGCCGCGACCTGTTCACGCTGCCGCCGGCGGAGCTCTACAAGCTCAGGCGCGACCTCCAGATGGTGTTTCAGGACCCGACCCAGTCGCTCAATCCGCGCATGACGGTCTACCAGCTGATCTCCGAGGCCTGGGTGATCCACCCGGACATCCTGCCCAAGGCAAAATGGCGCGGGCGCGTGGCCGAGCTCCTGGTGCAGGTCGGCCTTTCGGCCGAGCACATGAGCCGCTATCCGCACCAGTTTTCGGGCGGCCAGCGGCAGCGTATCGCCATTGCCCGGGCGCTGGCGCTCGAGCCGGAGCTGATCATCTGCGACGAGGCCGTTTCCGCGCTCGACGTATCCGTGCAGGCGCAAGTGATCGAGCTTCTCGACAAGCTGCGCCGCGAGATGGGGATCGCCTTCATCTTCATCGCCCATGACCTCCCGGTCGTTCGCGATTTCGCCGATTACGTCATGGTGATGCAGCAGGGAGAGGTCGTCGAGCTCGGCACCGTCCGCGAGGTCTTCGATACGCCGCGGCAGGCCTATACCCGCGCCCTTCTCGCGGCCAGCCTCGATCCCGATCCGGATGCAAAGGCCGACCACCTCGCATCGGTGCCGGCCGAGGCTGCCGACATTCTCATCCCAAAGCGGAGTCACTGA